A stretch of Panthera tigris isolate Pti1 chromosome E2, P.tigris_Pti1_mat1.1, whole genome shotgun sequence DNA encodes these proteins:
- the LOC107178939 gene encoding LOW QUALITY PROTEIN: zinc finger protein 345-like (The sequence of the model RefSeq protein was modified relative to this genomic sequence to represent the inferred CDS: inserted 1 base in 1 codon), whose product MATSARQCVSTVKGSNQVVKQTYLQDKNLENLESDLVHAENTSLHHFDNRIALTFQSNISESQRLKKEDKNGKWYPFEGSFPEQSTLQQNHSIFNENRIAHCSESEKILNQESNVNKYLRTPLPGNRCDCTTCREVFYQSSNLIRQKRIHLGENPSEYTECGKILNQSSNVGDHLRSHVGKNPYTCNEPGNVFSESSRLNINKTIHAGQKGYICKECGKAFNWHSTLIQNHLVHTGERPYKCEDCGKTFKYGSSLNGHRKIHTGEKYYKLKKGRPYQCKDCGKTFFWPSGFNRHSRIHTGEKPYQCKECGKAFKWHSYLKEHHRIHTGEKPYQCKECGKAFKWHSYLNQHHRIHTGEKPYQCKECGTAFTCTSDITGHHRIHTGKKPYKCQECGKVFSQQSSLIQHHRMHTGEKPYKCQECVKAFIHHSKLTEHHRIHTGEKPYQCKECGKAFNQPSVLTRHHRIHTGEKPYQCEEYGKAFKQLSHLNQHHRIHTGEKPYQCKECGKAFKWHSDXTQHIRIHTGEKTYQCKECGKTFKNYPQLTRHHRIHTEEKFHQCKECSKAFSRQSHLIKHHRIHTD is encoded by the exons ATGGCTACTTCTGCAAGGCAGTGTGTTTCTACAGTCAAAGGCTCAAATCAAGTGGTCAAACAGACATATTTGCAGGACAAAAATTTGGAGAATCTGGAAAGTGACCTAGTCCATGCTGAAAATACTTCTTTGCACCATTTTGACAATAGGATTGCATTAACCTTTCagtcaaatatttctgaaagtcaGAGAttgaaaaaggaagacaaaaatggtAAGTGGTATCCATTTGAGGGGTCCTTCCCTGAGCAGTCGACCTTACAACAAAACCACAGCATtttcaatgaaaacagaattgcTCATTGCAGTGAATCTGAGAAAATATTGAACCAGGAGTCAAATGTTAATAAATATCTACGGACTCCTTTGCCAGGGAACCGTTGTGACTGTACTACATGTAGGGAAGTCTTTTATCAAAGCTCAAACCTTATTAGACAGAAGAGAATACATTTGGGAGAGAATCCTTCTGAATATACTGAGTGTGGGAAAATTCTTAACCAGTCCTCCAATGTTGGTGATCATCTGAGGAGTCATGTGGGAAAAAACCCGTACACATGCAATGAACCTGGGAACGTGTTTAGTGAGTCATCAAGACTTAATATCAATAAGACAATCCATGCTGGACAGAAAGGTTACATTTGTAAGGAATGTGGCAAAGCCTTCAACTGGCACTCAACACTAATTCAAAATCACCTAGTGCATACTGGAGAGAGACCTTACAAATGTGAAGACTGTGGTAAAACTTTTAAGTATGGGTCATCGCTAAATGGACACAGGAaaatccatactggagagaaatattacaaacttaaaaaag GGAGACCTTACCAATGTAAAGACTGTGGCAAGACCTTTTTTTGGCCCTCAGGCTTTAATCGACATTCCAGAATCCATAccggagagaaaccttaccaatgtaaagagtgtggcaaggcctttaaATGGCACTCATACCTTAAGGAACATCACAGAATCCACAccggagagaaaccttaccaatgtaaagaatgtggcaaggcctttaagTGGCACTCATACCTTAatcaacatcacagaattcatactggagaaaaaccttaccaatgtaaagaGTGTGGCACGGCGTTTACCTGCACCTCAGATATTACTGGACATCACAGAATCCATACTGGaaagaaaccttacaaatgtcaagaatgtggCAAGGTCTTTAGCCAGCAATCATCCCTTATTCAACATCACAGAATGCATACTGGAGAGAAGCCTTACAAATGTCAAGAATGTGTCAAGGCCTTTATCCATCACTCAAAGCTTACTGAACATCACagaatccatactggagagaaaccttaccaatgtaaagaatgtggcaaggcctttaacCAGCCCTCAGTCCTTACTAGACATCACagaatccatactggagagaaaccttaccaatgtgaAGAATATGGCAAGGCCTTTAAACAGCTCTCACACCTtaaccaacatcacagaattcatactggagagaaaccttaccaatgtaaagaatgtggcaaggcctttaaaTGGCACTCAG CTACTCAACATatcagaattcatactggagagaaaacttaccaatgtaaagaatgtggcaagacCTTTAAGAACTATCCACAGCTTACTCGACATCACAGAATCCATACTGAAGAGAAATTTCACCAATGTAAAGAATGTAGCAAGGCTTTTAGCCGACAGTCACACCTTATtaaacatcacagaattcatactgaTTGA